A window of the Gorilla gorilla gorilla isolate KB3781 chromosome 8, NHGRI_mGorGor1-v2.1_pri, whole genome shotgun sequence genome harbors these coding sequences:
- the TMEM254 gene encoding transmembrane protein 254 isoform X1 has translation MGAGTAGELPASSVSGFFKRMVKSEASNAATAYFRPARPLPSLVTVLGLGYFAWVVFWPRSIPYQNLGPLGPFTQYLVDHHHTLLCNGYWLAWLIHVGESLYAIVLCNLASGLSTKAKIDKWDLIKLKSFCAAKETIIRVNRQPTEWEKIFAIYPLDKGLISRIYKEIKQICKKKKLHQKVGEGYEQTHLKRRHLCSQQTYEKMLIITGH, from the exons ATGGGGGCGGGGACGGCTGGGGAGCTCCCAGCCAGCTCTGTGTCTGGGTTTTTCAAGAGGATGGTGAAGTCGGAGGCCAGCAATGCGGCTACCGCCTATTTCCGTCCAGCAAGACCCTTGCCCTCTCTGGTCACAGTCCTGGGGCTGGGCTACTTCGCG TGGGTTGTCTTCTGGCCTCGGAGTATCCCTTATCAGAACCTTGGGCCCCTGGGCCCCTTCACTCAGTACTTGGTGGACCACCATCACACCCTCCTGTGCAATGG GTATTGGCTTGCCTGGCTGATTCATGTGGGAGAGTCCTTGTATGCCATAGTATTGTGCAA cctggCTAGCGGTctgtcaacaaaagccaaaattgacaaatgggatctaattaaactaaagagcttctgcgcagcaaaagaaactatcatcagagtgaacaggcaacctacagaatgggagaaaatttttgcaatctatccattggacaaagggctaatatccagaatctacaaagaaattaaacaaatttgcaagaaaaaaaaactccatcaaaaagtgggcgaaggatatgaacagacacatctcaaaagaagacatttatgcagccaacagacatatgaaaaaatgctcatcatcactggtcattag
- the TMEM254 gene encoding transmembrane protein 254 isoform X6 has translation MGAGTAGELPASSVSGFFKRMVKSEASNAATAYFRPARPLPSLVTVLGLGYFAWVVFWPRSIPYQNLGPLGPFTQYLVDHHHTLLCNGYWLAWLIHVGESLYAIVLCK, from the exons ATGGGGGCGGGGACGGCTGGGGAGCTCCCAGCCAGCTCTGTGTCTGGGTTTTTCAAGAGGATGGTGAAGTCGGAGGCCAGCAATGCGGCTACCGCCTATTTCCGTCCAGCAAGACCCTTGCCCTCTCTGGTCACAGTCCTGGGGCTGGGCTACTTCGCG TGGGTTGTCTTCTGGCCTCGGAGTATCCCTTATCAGAACCTTGGGCCCCTGGGCCCCTTCACTCAGTACTTGGTGGACCACCATCACACCCTCCTGTGCAATGG GTATTGGCTTGCCTGGCTGATTCATGTGGGAGAGTCCTTGTATGCCATAGTATTGTGCAAGTAA
- the TMEM254 gene encoding transmembrane protein 254 isoform X7, whose protein sequence is MATAAGAAYFQRGSLFWFTIITLSFGYYTWVVFWPRSIPYQNLGPLGPFTQYLVDHHHTLLCNGYWLAWLIHVGESLYAIVLCK, encoded by the exons ATGGCGACGGCAGCCGGCGCGGCCTACTTTCAGCGAGGCAGTCTGTTCTGGTTCACAATCATCACCCTCAGCTTTGGCTACTACACA TGGGTTGTCTTCTGGCCTCGGAGTATCCCTTATCAGAACCTTGGGCCCCTGGGCCCCTTCACTCAGTACTTGGTGGACCACCATCACACCCTCCTGTGCAATGG GTATTGGCTTGCCTGGCTGATTCATGTGGGAGAGTCCTTGTATGCCATAGTATTGTGCAAGTAA
- the TMEM254 gene encoding transmembrane protein 254 isoform X2 — protein MMTSPPDLSPGVIPRPLYWGQTGRLALRDFPTSTIFSLREWRGSAGPPRPCLRARARRCPEARSRGGVAAMATAAGAAYFQRGSLFWFTIITLSFGYYTWVVFWPRSIPYQNLGPLGPFTQYLVDHHHTLLCNGYWLAWLIHVGESLYAIVLCKHKGITSGRAQLLWFLQTFFFGIASLTILIAYKRKRQKQT, from the exons ATGATGACCAGCCCTCCAGACCTGAGCCCAGGTGTGATTCCAAGGCCCCTGTACTGGGGCCAGACAGGGAGACTCGCTCTCAGGGACTTCCCAACCAGCACCATCTTCTCCCTGAGGGAATGGCGAGGGAGCGCGGGCCCGCCCCGGCCCTGCCTCCGCGCTCGCGCTCGACGGTGTCCTGAAGCGCGCTCCCGGGGAGGTGTTGCAGCCATGGCGACGGCAGCCGGCGCGGCCTACTTTCAGCGAGGCAGTCTGTTCTGGTTCACAATCATCACCCTCAGCTTTGGCTACTACACA TGGGTTGTCTTCTGGCCTCGGAGTATCCCTTATCAGAACCTTGGGCCCCTGGGCCCCTTCACTCAGTACTTGGTGGACCACCATCACACCCTCCTGTGCAATGG GTATTGGCTTGCCTGGCTGATTCATGTGGGAGAGTCCTTGTATGCCATAGTATTGTGCAA acATAAAGGCATCACAAGTGGTCGGGCTCAGCTACTCTGGTTCCTACAGACTTTCTTCTTTGGGATAGCGTCTCTCACCATCTTGATTGCTTACAAACGGAAGCGCCAAAAACAAACTTGA
- the TMEM254 gene encoding transmembrane protein 254 isoform X4 translates to MRGKWVVFWPRSIPYQNLGPLGPFTQYLVDHHHTLLCNGYWLAWLIHVGESLYAIVLCNLASGLSTKAKIDKWDLIKLKSFCAAKETIIRVNRQPTEWEKIFAIYPLDKGLISRIYKEIKQICKKKKLHQKVGEGYEQTHLKRRHLCSQQTYEKMLIITGH, encoded by the exons ATGCGTGGAAAA TGGGTTGTCTTCTGGCCTCGGAGTATCCCTTATCAGAACCTTGGGCCCCTGGGCCCCTTCACTCAGTACTTGGTGGACCACCATCACACCCTCCTGTGCAATGG GTATTGGCTTGCCTGGCTGATTCATGTGGGAGAGTCCTTGTATGCCATAGTATTGTGCAA cctggCTAGCGGTctgtcaacaaaagccaaaattgacaaatgggatctaattaaactaaagagcttctgcgcagcaaaagaaactatcatcagagtgaacaggcaacctacagaatgggagaaaatttttgcaatctatccattggacaaagggctaatatccagaatctacaaagaaattaaacaaatttgcaagaaaaaaaaactccatcaaaaagtgggcgaaggatatgaacagacacatctcaaaagaagacatttatgcagccaacagacatatgaaaaaatgctcatcatcactggtcattag
- the TMEM254 gene encoding transmembrane protein 254 isoform X5, with protein MGAGTAGELPASSVSGFFKRMVKSEASNAATAYFRPARPLPSLVTVLGLGYFAWVVFWPRSIPYQNLGPLGPFTQYLVDHHHTLLCNGYWLAWLIHVGESLYAIVLCKHKGITSGRAQLLWFLQTFFFGIASLTILIAYKRKRQKQT; from the exons ATGGGGGCGGGGACGGCTGGGGAGCTCCCAGCCAGCTCTGTGTCTGGGTTTTTCAAGAGGATGGTGAAGTCGGAGGCCAGCAATGCGGCTACCGCCTATTTCCGTCCAGCAAGACCCTTGCCCTCTCTGGTCACAGTCCTGGGGCTGGGCTACTTCGCG TGGGTTGTCTTCTGGCCTCGGAGTATCCCTTATCAGAACCTTGGGCCCCTGGGCCCCTTCACTCAGTACTTGGTGGACCACCATCACACCCTCCTGTGCAATGG GTATTGGCTTGCCTGGCTGATTCATGTGGGAGAGTCCTTGTATGCCATAGTATTGTGCAA acATAAAGGCATCACAAGTGGTCGGGCTCAGCTACTCTGGTTCCTACAGACTTTCTTCTTTGGGATAGCGTCTCTCACCATCTTGATTGCTTACAAACGGAAGCGCCAAAAACAAACTTGA
- the TMEM254 gene encoding transmembrane protein 254 isoform X3: protein MATAAGAAYFQRGSLFWFTIITLSFGYYTWVVFWPRSIPYQNLGPLGPFTQYLVDHHHTLLCNGYWLAWLIHVGESLYAIVLCNLASGLSTKAKIDKWDLIKLKSFCAAKETIIRVNRQPTEWEKIFAIYPLDKGLISRIYKEIKQICKKKKLHQKVGEGYEQTHLKRRHLCSQQTYEKMLIITGH, encoded by the exons ATGGCGACGGCAGCCGGCGCGGCCTACTTTCAGCGAGGCAGTCTGTTCTGGTTCACAATCATCACCCTCAGCTTTGGCTACTACACA TGGGTTGTCTTCTGGCCTCGGAGTATCCCTTATCAGAACCTTGGGCCCCTGGGCCCCTTCACTCAGTACTTGGTGGACCACCATCACACCCTCCTGTGCAATGG GTATTGGCTTGCCTGGCTGATTCATGTGGGAGAGTCCTTGTATGCCATAGTATTGTGCAA cctggCTAGCGGTctgtcaacaaaagccaaaattgacaaatgggatctaattaaactaaagagcttctgcgcagcaaaagaaactatcatcagagtgaacaggcaacctacagaatgggagaaaatttttgcaatctatccattggacaaagggctaatatccagaatctacaaagaaattaaacaaatttgcaagaaaaaaaaactccatcaaaaagtgggcgaaggatatgaacagacacatctcaaaagaagacatttatgcagccaacagacatatgaaaaaatgctcatcatcactggtcattag